A single window of Flagellimonas maritima DNA harbors:
- a CDS encoding PepSY domain-containing protein: protein MSKQRDFSNKIRTYHRYLGFFLAGIMAVYALSGIVLIFRDTDFLKREYHFEKQLQANLNAAQVGSEIKIKLLKFTATDGEVATFKQGTYNLETGAVEYTLKKLPYVLDKMAHLHKAKSADPLYFLNIFFGLSLLFFVISSFWMFLPKTTIFKKGLLFSAAGLVITLILLFV, encoded by the coding sequence ATGTCCAAACAGCGTGATTTTTCAAATAAAATACGAACCTATCATAGATATTTAGGCTTTTTCTTGGCTGGTATTATGGCAGTCTATGCACTAAGTGGCATTGTACTTATTTTTAGGGATACCGATTTCCTTAAAAGGGAATATCACTTTGAAAAACAGCTGCAGGCCAATTTAAATGCTGCTCAAGTAGGTTCTGAAATAAAGATTAAACTTCTAAAGTTTACTGCTACGGATGGGGAAGTTGCCACTTTTAAACAGGGTACTTATAATTTGGAAACAGGAGCGGTGGAGTACACCTTAAAGAAGCTACCTTATGTGCTTGATAAAATGGCGCATTTACACAAAGCCAAATCTGCCGACCCATTGTATTTTTTGAATATTTTCTTTGGACTTTCCCTATTATTTTTTGTCATTTCCTCATTTTGGATGTTTCTGCCAAAAACGACAATCTTCAAAAAAGGATTGCTTTTCTCAGCAGCAGGACTTGTTATTACCCTTATTCTATTATTTGTTTAA
- a CDS encoding MBL fold metallo-hydrolase: MRKIIPVLIVFACHIAHGQRDWSKVEITSEKLSENIYVLFGSGGNIGLVVGKENAYIIDDQFAPLTEKILAHIKTLTDKPVKWVLNTHWHGDHTGGNENLANQGAVLVAHENVRKRMSTRQDRGGGRISEPSPEAALPVITFNDKMTLYLDNGNTMHAMHVNDAHTDGDSYYYFPQDNVLHMGDNFFAGRYPYIDLSSGGDIDGLISNITMALGMIDDDTKIIPGHGKVASKSDLQSYQNVIIELRKRVVKARAEGNSLEQAQKMNLSKEWDATHGQGYINADRIIEFIYKSAD; this comes from the coding sequence ATGAGAAAGATTATTCCAGTGCTAATTGTTTTTGCATGTCATATTGCGCACGGTCAACGTGATTGGAGCAAAGTTGAAATCACTTCGGAAAAGTTATCGGAAAATATTTATGTGCTGTTCGGTTCAGGCGGAAACATCGGATTGGTAGTGGGCAAAGAAAATGCATATATAATCGATGACCAATTTGCACCTTTGACAGAAAAGATTCTTGCCCATATAAAAACATTGACTGATAAACCCGTAAAATGGGTACTCAATACACATTGGCATGGTGATCATACTGGGGGCAATGAAAATTTGGCAAATCAAGGTGCTGTGCTGGTTGCTCATGAAAATGTAAGAAAAAGAATGTCCACGAGACAAGACCGTGGCGGTGGAAGAATCTCAGAGCCATCGCCAGAAGCGGCCTTGCCCGTTATTACGTTCAACGATAAAATGACCTTGTATTTGGATAACGGCAACACTATGCACGCTATGCACGTAAATGATGCACATACCGATGGGGACTCTTATTATTATTTTCCTCAAGATAATGTGTTGCATATGGGCGATAATTTTTTTGCGGGACGTTACCCTTATATCGATTTAAGTTCTGGTGGTGATATAGATGGTTTGATAAGCAATATAACGATGGCTTTGGGAATGATAGATGATGATACCAAGATTATCCCAGGGCATGGTAAAGTCGCATCAAAGAGCGATTTGCAAAGTTATCAGAATGTCATAATAGAGTTACGGAAACGCGTAGTAAAAGCTAGAGCTGAAGGTAATTCGCTGGAGCAGGCACAAAAAATGAATCTATCCAAGGAATGGGACGCAACCCATGGGCAAGGTTACATTAACGCGGACAGAATCATTGAATTTATCTACAAATCTGCTGATTAA